AAAGGTTACAAGATTTGTCTCAATGGGGACATCTAATATGGTCTGGTCCATTCCAAATTATCCTTTGCTTGTTTTCCCTGTATAAATTGTTAGGCCCTTGTATGTGGGCGGGTGTTTTCATTATGGTGATTACCATCCCACTTAATTCCTTAATTATGGGAATACAGAAAAAGCTACAAGGAgttcagatgaagaataaagataaaagGACAAGAATTATTAGCGAgatattgaataatatcaaATCTTTGAAGCTATACGCTTGGGAACAACCATACAAAGCAAAACTAGACTATGTAAGGAATGAGAAGGAGTTAAAGAATCTAGTTAAAATAGGAATCACAAATACCATTTCCGTCTTTCAATTCAGTGTCGTCCCGTTCATGGTATCATGTGCTACCTTTGGAACTTTCGTTCTGACTCAAAAGGACAAAGCTTTGTCCACCGATTTAATTTTCCCAGCTTTGGCTTTATTTAACCTGTTATCATTTCCTTTAGGTTTTATTCCTATGGCTGCAACATCTTTCATCGAAGCTTCCGTTTCCATAAAAAGATTGCATTCATTTTTGACATCCGGAGAAATACAACGTGACGCAATACAGCATCTACCGAAAGTAGAAGAGATTGGAGATATCTCAGTTAACATTTCTGGTGATGCTACGTATCTCTGGCAACGTCAGCCCGAATACAAAGTTGCgttgaagaatattaatTTCCAGGCCAGGAAGGGAGAATTGAGTTGTATTGTTGGGAAGGTTGGAACAGGAAAGAGTGCCTTAATTCAAGCAATGTTGGGTGACTTATTTAGGGTCAAAGGTTCTGCTACTCTACATGGTAGTGTTGCCTACGTCTCGCAGGTCTCATGGATTATGAACGGAACTATCAAAGATAATATCTTGTTTGGCTACAAATATGACGCAGAGTTCTACGAAAAAACCATCAAAGCATGTGCGTTATCTTTAGATTTGAATACATTGCCAGATGGAGACCAAACTTTTGTCGGCGAAAGAGGAATATCGTTATCTGGTGGTCAAAAGGCGCGTTTAGCTCTTGCTAGGGCCGTTTATGCCAAGGCAGATGTCTATTTCTTAGATGATCCACtagctgctgttgatgagCATGTATCGAAACACTTGGTGAAGTATGTCATTGGTCCTACTGGTCTTTTGAAGACAAAGACTAGGATACTAACAACCAATAAGATTCACGTATTGTCTGTTGCTGATTCAATCACCCTATTAGATAACGGTGTGATTGTACAACAAGGCTCTTATGATCAAGTAAATTCTAATAAAGATTCACCACTTTTTAAATTGATTGCCAATTTCGGTAAACAGAAAAGTCAGGCAATAGAGAATAACGAAGACACTGTGGCAGAGGTTAAGACCTCTTCTAGCTCAAGTCCATTGGTTCAAGAAGATATCATTGACTGGTCGAAGTCAGCTAGTAAGGATATGAATAAATTCACAGATGTGGGTAGTATAAGAAGGGCTAGTGCTGCGACGTTGGAAAGTGCaggttttattttagatACTGAAAATGATAGCAAAAAAGAGCATCGTGAAAAGGGTAAGGTTAACTGGAATATTTATATGGAATATTTGAGGGCTTGTAGCCCAGCGCATGTTGCCTTGCTCATATTCCTAATTGTATTATCGGCATTTTTAACTCTTATGGGAGATGTTTGGCTGAAACATTGGTCTGAGGTTAACACTCGTCTTGGTCGTAACTCTGATATATGGAAATACCTGGGAATATATTTCCTATTATGTTTTAGTGCCTCATTATCAACATTACTTCGGTCAATTACATTGTGCATGTTTTGTACTATCAAAGCCTCCGCTCGTTTACATGATGCAATGGCAAAGGCTGTTTTAAGAGCTCCAATGTCGTTTTTTGAGACCACCCCTGTTGGGAGGATCTTGAACAGATTTTCAAACGATATTTATAAGGTTGATGAGCTATTAGGTAGAAGTTTTTCTCAGTTTTTCATTCATGTCACTAAAGTGGTCTTTACAATGATTGTAATATGTTCTATTACATGGCagttcatctttttcattttgcCCTTGAGTGTGTTGTACTTATTCTACCAACAGTATTATTTGAGGACCTCTAGAGAATTACGTCGTTTGGCTTCAGTGACAAAATCCCCGGTTTATGCACACTTCCAAGAAACGCTCACTGGTGTTACAACTGTTCgaagttttaaaaagcaAGATCGCTTTATTCATATTAATCAATCTCGTATTAATACTTATATGTGTGCATATTACCTAAGTATAAATGCTAATCGTTGGCTTGCTTTCCGCCTAGAATTTATGGGATCCATTGTGATTCTCGCCGCTGCAGTTTTATCTGTCTTCAGATTGAAGCAAGGAAAATTAACAGCTGGTATGCTTGGTTTAGGGTTAAGCTATGCTTTGCAAATTACTCAATCCTTGAACTGGATTGTTAGGATGACTGTTGAAGTAGAGACTAATATTGTATCTGTTGAAAGAATTAAAGAATACACTGACTTGAAACCCGAGGCTCCGATGATTATACCAACTAGTAGACCACCGAAGAACTGGCCAGCTAATGGTGATATCAAATTCGAACATTTTTCTACACGTTATAGACCTGAATTGGATTTAATCTTAGAGGACATAAATTTGCATATCCATCCACGAGAAAAAGTTGGTATCGTTGGAAGAACCGGTGCTGGTAAATCTTCATTAACTGTATCCTTATTCCGTTTAATTGAAGCAGCAGCGGGGCGAATCTTAATCGATGACCTTCCTATAGATTCTATTGGCTTGAACGATTTAAGAAGTTCTCTATCTATCATTCCGCAGGATTCcgaagtttttgaagggACTTTTAGGGAAAATATCGATCCTTGCAACAAGTTTACAGATGACGAAATATGGAACGCTTTAGAACTCGCCCATTTGAAACAGCATGTAATGACATTAGGAACAGAGGGTTTAAACACGTCTTTGAAGGAAGGTGGTAGTAATCTAAGTGTGGGACAACGTCAATTGATGTGTCTTGCCCGTGCGTTGCTAGTGCCATCGAAAATCCTGGTATTAGATGAAGCTACTGCGGCAATTGATGTTGAAACTGATAAGCTAATTCAGAGAACGATTAGAACTGCATTTAAAGACCGAACCATTTTAACCATCGCACACAGGCTCAATACCATAATGGATTCTGATAAGATAGTTGTACTTGATAAAGGCCGCATTGCTGAATTTGATACGCCATGCAACTTGTTGAAAGATGaaacttcaatattttattcattATGTAACGAAGCGGGCCTGACGGAATAGAGAAAAggtttttcttcaaatcatTGTATCCATCTAAATAGAAGaaataagaaaaaaattatagaTACACCAGGATTTAGTTGGCTGATTAAGATTGTTACCGATAATCTATTATGTTGGCAGGGATAGCTTCACCCGCTGCCCCCCCCCCCAATTCCTCTActtattcaaaatcattaGCATACTGAGCCGCTTGACAAGCAAAGTTACTCAATGTTTCATTTGGAACAGAGGTATTTAACGATACAGCGAGATCAGCACTTTTAATAGAATTACTAGTGGGtgcttgctgctgctgttcttGCCGCTGTTCTTGCGGCTGCTCCTGATGATGTTCCTGCCGCTGCCGCTGCCCATGTCCTTGGTCTTGATGTTGATCCTCCTGTCCttgatgctgctgttgctgctgtaCCTGATCACGCTGTTCTctctgctgctgctgccgtGCAGCCTCAGCAGCTGCAGTCGCAGCGGCTACCTGGTCATCAAATGTATCATTCGGATTGATCTGCGAATCTGGAATCTGATGAAAGTCCAAAATTTCGGAATACATCATCACACGCCAAGTGTCGACAGGCAAGTCCGCATCATTAAAATTCCAATCAAATTTGGCATCAGCCACTGGCTCATCCGTAGGATCATGATAAGGCGCCAAGTAAGGGTGGGCCAGAGCATCTGCTGCAGTAATTCTCTTTTTAGGGTCAAAAACCAACATTTTCTCAAGCAAGTCAACTGCGTCGGGcttcaaattcttaaaACGTTCAGTAAATGGCACAGGGTCTCGATGCGGCAACGAAGTAACAAATTTAAGCGTGTTTTCAGAACAG
This region of Eremothecium cymbalariae DBVPG#7215 chromosome 4, complete sequence genomic DNA includes:
- the YCF1 gene encoding ATP-binding cassette glutathione S-conjugate transporter YCF1 (similar to Ashbya gossypii AGR047W); this translates as MDHHSDFSWCGDGQGFWPISFYYDLTLCFIDGVLLNLTSLLMLVGGSWRLYTLVERPHPGIKYRWNWLLVSRIGMVLLFLFFNILSAAMSAKLQLKWSSSSQFSLTIISLLVCLCLEWVSYMRSKVSDGLLIFFWLFQTLFQGCKVINYLIRHSYENRWPVSKDMFILLLFQMITAFFVLSLESLFKKSVMPYQEIMEYRLGRKRNPVDSTNILERLSFTWMTALMKIGYEKYLTEDDLYRLPESFQAKAVSQELNKHWETEIKTKAKPSLIWALFRSFGTKIILSMVFKVAHDLLAYTQPQLLKLLIKFVYDYSTAVSNDTTLEDLPIIRGFMLAIAMFLVGVVQTTVIQQYFALAFDSGMHVSSSMTSMVYQKSLKLSNEASQTSMTGDIVNLMSVDVQRLQDLSQWGHLIWSGPFQIILCLFSLYKLLGPCMWAGVFIMVITIPLNSLIMGIQKKLQGVQMKNKDKRTRIISEILNNIKSLKLYAWEQPYKAKLDYVRNEKELKNLVKIGITNTISVFQFSVVPFMVSCATFGTFVLTQKDKALSTDLIFPALALFNLLSFPLGFIPMAATSFIEASVSIKRLHSFLTSGEIQRDAIQHLPKVEEIGDISVNISGDATYLWQRQPEYKVALKNINFQARKGELSCIVGKVGTGKSALIQAMLGDLFRVKGSATLHGSVAYVSQVSWIMNGTIKDNILFGYKYDAEFYEKTIKACALSLDLNTLPDGDQTFVGERGISLSGGQKARLALARAVYAKADVYFLDDPLAAVDEHVSKHLVKYVIGPTGLLKTKTRILTTNKIHVLSVADSITLLDNGVIVQQGSYDQVNSNKDSPLFKLIANFGKQKSQAIENNEDTVAEVKTSSSSSPLVQEDIIDWSKSASKDMNKFTDVGSIRRASAATLESAGFILDTENDSKKEHREKGKVNWNIYMEYLRACSPAHVALLIFLIVLSAFLTLMGDVWLKHWSEVNTRLGRNSDIWKYLGIYFLLCFSASLSTLLRSITLCMFCTIKASARLHDAMAKAVLRAPMSFFETTPVGRILNRFSNDIYKVDELLGRSFSQFFIHVTKVVFTMIVICSITWQFIFFILPLSVLYLFYQQYYLRTSRELRRLASVTKSPVYAHFQETLTGVTTVRSFKKQDRFIHINQSRINTYMCAYYLSINANRWLAFRLEFMGSIVILAAAVLSVFRLKQGKLTAGMLGLGLSYALQITQSLNWIVRMTVEVETNIVSVERIKEYTDLKPEAPMIIPTSRPPKNWPANGDIKFEHFSTRYRPELDLILEDINLHIHPREKVGIVGRTGAGKSSLTVSLFRLIEAAAGRILIDDLPIDSIGLNDLRSSLSIIPQDSEVFEGTFRENIDPCNKFTDDEIWNALELAHLKQHVMTLGTEGLNTSLKEGGSNLSVGQRQLMCLARALLVPSKILVLDEATAAIDVETDKLIQRTIRTAFKDRTILTIAHRLNTIMDSDKIVVLDKGRIAEFDTPCNLLKDETSIFYSLCNEAGLTE